A stretch of DNA from Desulfosarcina ovata subsp. ovata:
GTTTACCCGTCATCTGGGTCTTCCCGAACCGAAATCCCTGGATTTCGGATTCTCATCCTTGGATATAGCTGCGGTCCGACCCCATATCTCGGCGCAGTTGACCGAATCCTTTGTAGCGGTTGTGATGGGATCGTCGTGGGACTCCAAGGACTGGGTCTTCGAAGGATATCGCCAACTGGTTGAAAGTATCCTGGAGTCCGGGGAGATAGGGGTTGTGCTTTTGGGGGACCGATCCCAAACCGAACCAGCCGAACAGTTAACACGTATAATCAGACATCCAAAACTGGTCGATCTGGTCGGAAAAACTTCTCTTCTGGAATTAACTGCCATTCTAAAAGCCGCTCGGACAGCCGTGGGACCGGACTCCGGTCCCGGCCACCTGGCCGGTGCGGTGAAAACGCCTTATGTCTCGCTCTTTGGTCCCACCGATCCAACGCTAACTGCCCCTTATGGAAGCGAACACCTCGTCGTACAGGTCAAACCCGAATGCAGCCCCTGTTATAAAAGAAAATGCCCTATACCAGACCGCTGGTGCATGCGCCAAATAGAGGCGGGGGTGGTAAAAGCAAAAATTGATCAGGCACTGCTGACATCGACATGCGAAAGGTTTGACACCGTGTAATCTTTCCGCTTTCGAGATTCTTTTTCAGTGAGCATTGAGAAGCAGAAACCCAGATACGCACAAAAAAATAAGATTGGCAGCCCAGGCAGCCACCAGCGGGGGAACCATTTCAGCATACCCCAAGGATATACAAAAACCATTGAAAATCCAGTAGAGAAAGGCAACTCCCAATCCATATGTAATACTCACCGGCAACCCCTCGCGCAACTTGCCGCGCAGAGCAAGTGCAGCGCCTAACACGCTGAGAAAAATGCAAACAAAAGGGGTTGCAATTTTGCATTGATAGTCGACCCGATAACGGGTTGCACTATACCCTTCCTGCTCGACCTTGTCGATATATCGCCCCAGTTCAGCCAGCCCCATTTCATCGGATCGTTTGGCGGCCTGGGCCAGGTCGTCCGGGTTGAGTTCAATGTTGGCAACCCATTGCTTGTGCATCGTTACACGCTGTACATCGTCCCCGTCCTGAAAATCCTGCTGCATTACGTTATCAAGCCGCCAGTGTTGATTTGCAAAGCGGCCTGACCGTGCATCAATCCGTTGGACAAGCCGAAAGGCTTCATCGAAAGTGAAAAGCGTGATCCCTGTGACCCGCTTTTGTTGAGGCGCATACCTTGAAATGTGAATAATCTGTTTTGCGGAACGCATCCAGATATCATTCATTTTCGTTGCGTAAATATTTTTTTTGCGCACCTCATGAAGCCAGATGCGGTTGGCTTTATCCATCAGGTGGGGCATAACGAATTCGGCCACCAAGAACATAAGGCCGCAAAACAGAACACCCAACGTAAAAGTAGGCTGCACGAGCCGCATTTTACCGATTCCGCAGCTTTTCAGGGCAATCACCTCATGATTTTTGCTCATCAGTCCCAAAGCGATGAGAATAGAGAGCAGAAACCCGACGGGAGCGATCTGGACAAAAATGAATGGCAGCTTGTACAGTAAATAGACAACGCACCTTATGGCCGGGATGCCAGCCTCCATGAAATTATCGATCTTTTCAATGAAATCAATGGCCAAATAGATGCTAAGCACTGCCGCCAATACGATAAAAAAGCTTTTTAAAATTTCACGGGTTACATAACGGTAAAGTATTGTCATTGCTTTGCCAAACGCCGGGCGACGCCGCTGATCAGTGTTCCAAACCAGAAAAAATCAACCGATTTCTCTCTGGTCGCCCTTGAAAGTAGAAAGATAGCAAATCCACCAAGCACAGCATTGGGCATCCACATGCCAACCACGGGGGGGTAGTACCCGTTTTCACCCATGGTGGTGCCGACTGACAAAAGGATGTAGTAAAATAAGAAAAAGAACAGGCCAAGGCCGATGCCAAAGGATTT
This window harbors:
- a CDS encoding glycosyltransferase family 9 protein, whose protein sequence is MYRKHLPSAPSILIILMGALGDVARGLCIVSHIKNHRPKSKISWLVEPKWAEVVRFHPAIYRLIVFNRPRGLPAVKDLYRELSEENFDITLDLQRHFKSGFFSILSRAKRRVGFHRRNAKEFNWLMNNEHIDYSPGGLSKLDLYIRFTRHLGLPEPKSLDFGFSSLDIAAVRPHISAQLTESFVAVVMGSSWDSKDWVFEGYRQLVESILESGEIGVVLLGDRSQTEPAEQLTRIIRHPKLVDLVGKTSLLELTAILKAARTAVGPDSGPGHLAGAVKTPYVSLFGPTDPTLTAPYGSEHLVVQVKPECSPCYKRKCPIPDRWCMRQIEAGVVKAKIDQALLTSTCERFDTV
- the lptG gene encoding LPS export ABC transporter permease LptG translates to MTILYRYVTREILKSFFIVLAAVLSIYLAIDFIEKIDNFMEAGIPAIRCVVYLLYKLPFIFVQIAPVGFLLSILIALGLMSKNHEVIALKSCGIGKMRLVQPTFTLGVLFCGLMFLVAEFVMPHLMDKANRIWLHEVRKKNIYATKMNDIWMRSAKQIIHISRYAPQQKRVTGITLFTFDEAFRLVQRIDARSGRFANQHWRLDNVMQQDFQDGDDVQRVTMHKQWVANIELNPDDLAQAAKRSDEMGLAELGRYIDKVEQEGYSATRYRVDYQCKIATPFVCIFLSVLGAALALRGKLREGLPVSITYGLGVAFLYWIFNGFCISLGYAEMVPPLVAAWAANLIFLCVSGFLLLNAH